A DNA window from Salarias fasciatus chromosome 23 unlocalized genomic scaffold, fSalaFa1.1 super_scaffold_20, whole genome shotgun sequence contains the following coding sequences:
- the LOC115384223 gene encoding ATP-dependent RNA helicase DDX3X-like isoform X2, protein MSHVAVENAHGLEQQLAVLDLSAADGQGGGTNRRYIPPHLRNKDASKNGNAFAAGRQGGYTMAPAANYGWDGGRNNFVNGYHDNRMAGNSFNRGPPRMERGRGGVGGGGYRGNRGGSFNPINPAQPMSFDAGGWNTAKDAYSSFGNNRGKSAFFNDRGNANRGRFDHGGFGGGGGGGNSRWVEESRDDGDWSKPTARNERLEHELFSGSNTGINFEKYDDIPVEATGQNCPHHIESFQDVDMGEIIMGNIALSRYTRPTPVQKYAIPIVKSKRDLMACAQTGSGKTAAFLLPILSQIYTDGPGEALNAAKASGQENGKYGRRKQYPISLVLAPTRELALQIYDEARKFSYRSRVRPCVVYGGADIGQQIRDLERGCHLLVATPGRLVDMMERGKIGLDYCKYLVLDEADRMLDMGFEPQIRRIVEQDTMPHKGIRQTMMFSATFPKEIQILARDFLEEYIFLAVGRVGSTSENITQKVVWVEESDKRSFLLDLLSATVIPSEVQDNTGDNIEKPGKDSLTLVFVETKKGADALEDFLYREGYACTSIHGDRSQRDREEALSQFRSGKCPILVATAVAARGLDISNVKHVINFDLPSDIEEYVHRIGRTGRVGNLGLATSFFNDKNGNITKDLLDILVEAKQEVPSWLESLAYEHQHKSSNRGRSKRFSGGFGARDYRQTAAGGNAGGFGGRGGRNQAGHGGNRGFGGGGFGNFYTSDGYGGNYSHSQVDWWGN, encoded by the exons CTCGCTGTCCTAGACTTGAGCGCAGCAGACGGTCAAGGTGGAGGAACAAACC GGCGATATATTCCTCCACATTTACGGAACAAAGATGCTTCCAAAAATG GAAACGCCTTCGCTGCTGGACGACAGGGCGGCTACACTATGGCACCTGCGGCCAACT acggCTGGGACGGAGGCCGCAACAACTTTGTCAACGGCTACCACGACAATCGCATGGCCGGCAACTCGTTCAACCGGGGCCCGCCGCGCATGGAGCGGGGCCGGGGCGGCGTCGGAGGCGGCGGTTACCGCGGCAACAGGGGCGGCTCCTTCAATCCCATCAACCCGGCGCAGCCAATGAGCTTCG ATGCTGGAGGCTGGAACACAGCCAAGGACGCCTATAGCAGTTTTGGAAACAACCGAGGGAAGTCTGCATTCTTCAACGACAGAGGCAATGCTAACAGAGGGAG GTTCGACCACGGTGGGTTCGgaggtggcggaggaggaggaaacagccgctgggtggaggagtcCAGAGACGACGGAGACTGGTCCAAACCGACGGCACGGAACGAACGCCTTGAACA CGAGCTGTTCTCCGGTAGTAACACTGGCATTAACTTTGAGAAATACGACGACATTCCTGTTGAGGCGACGGGACAAAACTGCCCTCACCACATCGAGAGT TTCCAGGATGTGGACATGGGGGAAATCATTATGGGGAACATCGCCCTGAGTCGGTATACCAGACCAACCCCAGTCCAGAAGTACGCCATTCCTATCGTCAAGTCCAAGAGAGACCTCATGGCCTGCGCGCAGACAG GATCTGGAAAGACAGCGGCGTTCCTGCTGCCGATCCTGAGCCAGATCTACACCGACGGGCCAGGAGAAGCTCTGAATGCAGCTAAAGCCTCCGGACAG GAGAATGGAAAGTACGGCCGTCGCAAGCAGTACCCCATCTCTCTGGTCCTGGCCCCCACCAGAGAACTGGCCCTGCAGATATACGATGAAGCCAGGAAG TTCTCTTACCGCTCCAGAGTGCGCCCCTGCGTGGTGTACGGAGGAGCAGACATTGGCCAGCAGATCCGGGACCTGGAAAGaggctgccacctgctggtggcAACTCCGGGGAGACTCGTGGACATGATGGAGAGAGGCAAGATCGGGCTGGACTACTGCAA atACCTCGTCCTGGACGAGGCTGACCGCATGTTGGACATGGGCTTCGAGCCGCAGATAAGACGCATCGTCGAACAGGACACCATGCCGCATAAAGGCATCCGGCAGACCATGATGTTCAGCGCCACCTTCCCGAAAGAGATCCAG ATCCTGGCCCGGGACTTTCTGGAGGAGTACATCTTCCTGGCCGTGGGCAGAGTGGGCTCCACCTCGGAGAACATCACCCAGAAGGTGGTGTGGGTGGAAGAGAGCGACAAGAGGTCTTtcctcctggacctgctgaGCGCCACAG TCATTCCCAGCGAGGTACAGGACAATACTGGAGACAACATAGAGAAACCTG GGAAGGACTCGCTGACTCTGGTTTTCGTGGAAACCAAGAAGGGCGCCGACGCCTTGGAGGACTTCCTGTACCGCGAGGGCTACGCCTGCACCAGTATCCACGGCGACCGCTCCCAGAGAGACCGGGAGGAGGCCCTGAGTCAGTTCAGATCGGGGAAGTGCCCCATCCTGGTGGCCACAGCG GTAGCGGCTCGCGGTCTGGACATCTCCAACGTGAAGCACGTCATCAACTTCGACCTGCCCAGTGACATAGAGGAGTACGTCCATCGCATCGGCCGCACGGGACGCGTAGGAAACCTGG GGCTGGCCACGTCGTTTTTCAACGACAAAAACGGGAACATCACTAAAGACCTGCTGGACATCCTGGTGGAGGCCAAGCAGGAGGTCCCCTCCTGGCTGGAGAGCCTCGCCTACGAACACCAGCACAAGAGTAGCAACCGAGGTCGCTCCAAGAG GTTCTCCGGTGGGTTCGGAGCGCGCGACTACCGTCAGACGGCGGCCGGAGGGAACGCCGGAGGCTTCGGGGGACGCGGCGGTCGCAACCAGGCCGGGCATGGAGGGAACCGCGGATTCGGAGGAG gcGGATTTGGTAACTTTTACACCAGCGACGGCTACGGAGGCAACTACTCGCACTCTCAAGTCGACTGGTGGGGCAACTAg
- the LOC115384223 gene encoding ATP-dependent RNA helicase DDX3X-like isoform X5, giving the protein MSHVAVENAHGLEQQLAVLDLSAADGQGGGTNRNAFAAGRQGGYTMAPAANYGWDGGRNNFVNGYHDNRMAGNSFNRGPPRMERGRGGVGGGGYRGNRGGSFNPINPAQPMSFDAGGWNTAKDAYSSFGNNRGKSAFFNDRGNANRGRFDHGGFGGGGGGGNSRWVEESRDDGDWSKPTARNERLEHELFSGSNTGINFEKYDDIPVEATGQNCPHHIESFQDVDMGEIIMGNIALSRYTRPTPVQKYAIPIVKSKRDLMACAQTGSGKTAAFLLPILSQIYTDGPGEALNAAKASGQENGKYGRRKQYPISLVLAPTRELALQIYDEARKFSYRSRVRPCVVYGGADIGQQIRDLERGCHLLVATPGRLVDMMERGKIGLDYCKYLVLDEADRMLDMGFEPQIRRIVEQDTMPHKGIRQTMMFSATFPKEIQILARDFLEEYIFLAVGRVGSTSENITQKVVWVEESDKRSFLLDLLSATVIPSEVQDNTGDNIEKPGKDSLTLVFVETKKGADALEDFLYREGYACTSIHGDRSQRDREEALSQFRSGKCPILVATAVAARGLDISNVKHVINFDLPSDIEEYVHRIGRTGRVGNLGLATSFFNDKNGNITKDLLDILVEAKQEVPSWLESLAYEHQHKSSNRGRSKRFSGGFGARDYRQTAAGGNAGGFGGRGGRNQAGHGGNRGFGGGGFGNFYTSDGYGGNYSHSQVDWWGN; this is encoded by the exons CTCGCTGTCCTAGACTTGAGCGCAGCAGACGGTCAAGGTGGAGGAACAAACC GAAACGCCTTCGCTGCTGGACGACAGGGCGGCTACACTATGGCACCTGCGGCCAACT acggCTGGGACGGAGGCCGCAACAACTTTGTCAACGGCTACCACGACAATCGCATGGCCGGCAACTCGTTCAACCGGGGCCCGCCGCGCATGGAGCGGGGCCGGGGCGGCGTCGGAGGCGGCGGTTACCGCGGCAACAGGGGCGGCTCCTTCAATCCCATCAACCCGGCGCAGCCAATGAGCTTCG ATGCTGGAGGCTGGAACACAGCCAAGGACGCCTATAGCAGTTTTGGAAACAACCGAGGGAAGTCTGCATTCTTCAACGACAGAGGCAATGCTAACAGAGGGAG GTTCGACCACGGTGGGTTCGgaggtggcggaggaggaggaaacagccgctgggtggaggagtcCAGAGACGACGGAGACTGGTCCAAACCGACGGCACGGAACGAACGCCTTGAACA CGAGCTGTTCTCCGGTAGTAACACTGGCATTAACTTTGAGAAATACGACGACATTCCTGTTGAGGCGACGGGACAAAACTGCCCTCACCACATCGAGAGT TTCCAGGATGTGGACATGGGGGAAATCATTATGGGGAACATCGCCCTGAGTCGGTATACCAGACCAACCCCAGTCCAGAAGTACGCCATTCCTATCGTCAAGTCCAAGAGAGACCTCATGGCCTGCGCGCAGACAG GATCTGGAAAGACAGCGGCGTTCCTGCTGCCGATCCTGAGCCAGATCTACACCGACGGGCCAGGAGAAGCTCTGAATGCAGCTAAAGCCTCCGGACAG GAGAATGGAAAGTACGGCCGTCGCAAGCAGTACCCCATCTCTCTGGTCCTGGCCCCCACCAGAGAACTGGCCCTGCAGATATACGATGAAGCCAGGAAG TTCTCTTACCGCTCCAGAGTGCGCCCCTGCGTGGTGTACGGAGGAGCAGACATTGGCCAGCAGATCCGGGACCTGGAAAGaggctgccacctgctggtggcAACTCCGGGGAGACTCGTGGACATGATGGAGAGAGGCAAGATCGGGCTGGACTACTGCAA atACCTCGTCCTGGACGAGGCTGACCGCATGTTGGACATGGGCTTCGAGCCGCAGATAAGACGCATCGTCGAACAGGACACCATGCCGCATAAAGGCATCCGGCAGACCATGATGTTCAGCGCCACCTTCCCGAAAGAGATCCAG ATCCTGGCCCGGGACTTTCTGGAGGAGTACATCTTCCTGGCCGTGGGCAGAGTGGGCTCCACCTCGGAGAACATCACCCAGAAGGTGGTGTGGGTGGAAGAGAGCGACAAGAGGTCTTtcctcctggacctgctgaGCGCCACAG TCATTCCCAGCGAGGTACAGGACAATACTGGAGACAACATAGAGAAACCTG GGAAGGACTCGCTGACTCTGGTTTTCGTGGAAACCAAGAAGGGCGCCGACGCCTTGGAGGACTTCCTGTACCGCGAGGGCTACGCCTGCACCAGTATCCACGGCGACCGCTCCCAGAGAGACCGGGAGGAGGCCCTGAGTCAGTTCAGATCGGGGAAGTGCCCCATCCTGGTGGCCACAGCG GTAGCGGCTCGCGGTCTGGACATCTCCAACGTGAAGCACGTCATCAACTTCGACCTGCCCAGTGACATAGAGGAGTACGTCCATCGCATCGGCCGCACGGGACGCGTAGGAAACCTGG GGCTGGCCACGTCGTTTTTCAACGACAAAAACGGGAACATCACTAAAGACCTGCTGGACATCCTGGTGGAGGCCAAGCAGGAGGTCCCCTCCTGGCTGGAGAGCCTCGCCTACGAACACCAGCACAAGAGTAGCAACCGAGGTCGCTCCAAGAG GTTCTCCGGTGGGTTCGGAGCGCGCGACTACCGTCAGACGGCGGCCGGAGGGAACGCCGGAGGCTTCGGGGGACGCGGCGGTCGCAACCAGGCCGGGCATGGAGGGAACCGCGGATTCGGAGGAG gcGGATTTGGTAACTTTTACACCAGCGACGGCTACGGAGGCAACTACTCGCACTCTCAAGTCGACTGGTGGGGCAACTAg
- the LOC115384223 gene encoding ATP-dependent RNA helicase DDX3X-like isoform X4, which yields MSHVAVENAHGLEQQLAVLDLSAADGQGGGTNRRYIPPHLRNKDASKNAGNAFAAGRQGGYTMAPAANYGWDGGRNNFVNGYHDNRMAGNSFNRGPPRMERGRGGVGGGGYRGNRGGSFNPINPAQPMSFDAGGWNTAKDAYSSFGNNRGKSAFFNDRGNANRGRFDHGGFGGGGGGGNSRWVEESRDDGDWSKPTARNERLEHELFSGSNTGINFEKYDDIPVEATGQNCPHHIESFQDVDMGEIIMGNIALSRYTRPTPVQKYAIPIVKSKRDLMACAQTGSGKTAAFLLPILSQIYTDGPGEALNAAKASGQENGKYGRRKQYPISLVLAPTRELALQIYDEARKFSYRSRVRPCVVYGGADIGQQIRDLERGCHLLVATPGRLVDMMERGKIGLDYCKYLVLDEADRMLDMGFEPQIRRIVEQDTMPHKGIRQTMMFSATFPKEIQILARDFLEEYIFLAVGRVGSTSENITQKVVWVEESDKRSFLLDLLSATGKDSLTLVFVETKKGADALEDFLYREGYACTSIHGDRSQRDREEALSQFRSGKCPILVATAVAARGLDISNVKHVINFDLPSDIEEYVHRIGRTGRVGNLGLATSFFNDKNGNITKDLLDILVEAKQEVPSWLESLAYEHQHKSSNRGRSKRFSGGFGARDYRQTAAGGNAGGFGGRGGRNQAGHGGNRGFGGGGFGNFYTSDGYGGNYSHSQVDWWGN from the exons CTCGCTGTCCTAGACTTGAGCGCAGCAGACGGTCAAGGTGGAGGAACAAACC GGCGATATATTCCTCCACATTTACGGAACAAAGATGCTTCCAAAAATG CAGGAAACGCCTTCGCTGCTGGACGACAGGGCGGCTACACTATGGCACCTGCGGCCAACT acggCTGGGACGGAGGCCGCAACAACTTTGTCAACGGCTACCACGACAATCGCATGGCCGGCAACTCGTTCAACCGGGGCCCGCCGCGCATGGAGCGGGGCCGGGGCGGCGTCGGAGGCGGCGGTTACCGCGGCAACAGGGGCGGCTCCTTCAATCCCATCAACCCGGCGCAGCCAATGAGCTTCG ATGCTGGAGGCTGGAACACAGCCAAGGACGCCTATAGCAGTTTTGGAAACAACCGAGGGAAGTCTGCATTCTTCAACGACAGAGGCAATGCTAACAGAGGGAG GTTCGACCACGGTGGGTTCGgaggtggcggaggaggaggaaacagccgctgggtggaggagtcCAGAGACGACGGAGACTGGTCCAAACCGACGGCACGGAACGAACGCCTTGAACA CGAGCTGTTCTCCGGTAGTAACACTGGCATTAACTTTGAGAAATACGACGACATTCCTGTTGAGGCGACGGGACAAAACTGCCCTCACCACATCGAGAGT TTCCAGGATGTGGACATGGGGGAAATCATTATGGGGAACATCGCCCTGAGTCGGTATACCAGACCAACCCCAGTCCAGAAGTACGCCATTCCTATCGTCAAGTCCAAGAGAGACCTCATGGCCTGCGCGCAGACAG GATCTGGAAAGACAGCGGCGTTCCTGCTGCCGATCCTGAGCCAGATCTACACCGACGGGCCAGGAGAAGCTCTGAATGCAGCTAAAGCCTCCGGACAG GAGAATGGAAAGTACGGCCGTCGCAAGCAGTACCCCATCTCTCTGGTCCTGGCCCCCACCAGAGAACTGGCCCTGCAGATATACGATGAAGCCAGGAAG TTCTCTTACCGCTCCAGAGTGCGCCCCTGCGTGGTGTACGGAGGAGCAGACATTGGCCAGCAGATCCGGGACCTGGAAAGaggctgccacctgctggtggcAACTCCGGGGAGACTCGTGGACATGATGGAGAGAGGCAAGATCGGGCTGGACTACTGCAA atACCTCGTCCTGGACGAGGCTGACCGCATGTTGGACATGGGCTTCGAGCCGCAGATAAGACGCATCGTCGAACAGGACACCATGCCGCATAAAGGCATCCGGCAGACCATGATGTTCAGCGCCACCTTCCCGAAAGAGATCCAG ATCCTGGCCCGGGACTTTCTGGAGGAGTACATCTTCCTGGCCGTGGGCAGAGTGGGCTCCACCTCGGAGAACATCACCCAGAAGGTGGTGTGGGTGGAAGAGAGCGACAAGAGGTCTTtcctcctggacctgctgaGCGCCACAG GGAAGGACTCGCTGACTCTGGTTTTCGTGGAAACCAAGAAGGGCGCCGACGCCTTGGAGGACTTCCTGTACCGCGAGGGCTACGCCTGCACCAGTATCCACGGCGACCGCTCCCAGAGAGACCGGGAGGAGGCCCTGAGTCAGTTCAGATCGGGGAAGTGCCCCATCCTGGTGGCCACAGCG GTAGCGGCTCGCGGTCTGGACATCTCCAACGTGAAGCACGTCATCAACTTCGACCTGCCCAGTGACATAGAGGAGTACGTCCATCGCATCGGCCGCACGGGACGCGTAGGAAACCTGG GGCTGGCCACGTCGTTTTTCAACGACAAAAACGGGAACATCACTAAAGACCTGCTGGACATCCTGGTGGAGGCCAAGCAGGAGGTCCCCTCCTGGCTGGAGAGCCTCGCCTACGAACACCAGCACAAGAGTAGCAACCGAGGTCGCTCCAAGAG GTTCTCCGGTGGGTTCGGAGCGCGCGACTACCGTCAGACGGCGGCCGGAGGGAACGCCGGAGGCTTCGGGGGACGCGGCGGTCGCAACCAGGCCGGGCATGGAGGGAACCGCGGATTCGGAGGAG gcGGATTTGGTAACTTTTACACCAGCGACGGCTACGGAGGCAACTACTCGCACTCTCAAGTCGACTGGTGGGGCAACTAg
- the LOC115384223 gene encoding ATP-dependent RNA helicase DDX3X-like isoform X3 codes for MSHVAVENAHGLEQQLAVLDLSAADGQGGGTNPGNAFAAGRQGGYTMAPAANYGWDGGRNNFVNGYHDNRMAGNSFNRGPPRMERGRGGVGGGGYRGNRGGSFNPINPAQPMSFDAGGWNTAKDAYSSFGNNRGKSAFFNDRGNANRGRFDHGGFGGGGGGGNSRWVEESRDDGDWSKPTARNERLEHELFSGSNTGINFEKYDDIPVEATGQNCPHHIESFQDVDMGEIIMGNIALSRYTRPTPVQKYAIPIVKSKRDLMACAQTGSGKTAAFLLPILSQIYTDGPGEALNAAKASGQENGKYGRRKQYPISLVLAPTRELALQIYDEARKFSYRSRVRPCVVYGGADIGQQIRDLERGCHLLVATPGRLVDMMERGKIGLDYCKYLVLDEADRMLDMGFEPQIRRIVEQDTMPHKGIRQTMMFSATFPKEIQILARDFLEEYIFLAVGRVGSTSENITQKVVWVEESDKRSFLLDLLSATVIPSEVQDNTGDNIEKPGKDSLTLVFVETKKGADALEDFLYREGYACTSIHGDRSQRDREEALSQFRSGKCPILVATAVAARGLDISNVKHVINFDLPSDIEEYVHRIGRTGRVGNLGLATSFFNDKNGNITKDLLDILVEAKQEVPSWLESLAYEHQHKSSNRGRSKRFSGGFGARDYRQTAAGGNAGGFGGRGGRNQAGHGGNRGFGGGGFGNFYTSDGYGGNYSHSQVDWWGN; via the exons CTCGCTGTCCTAGACTTGAGCGCAGCAGACGGTCAAGGTGGAGGAACAAACC CAGGAAACGCCTTCGCTGCTGGACGACAGGGCGGCTACACTATGGCACCTGCGGCCAACT acggCTGGGACGGAGGCCGCAACAACTTTGTCAACGGCTACCACGACAATCGCATGGCCGGCAACTCGTTCAACCGGGGCCCGCCGCGCATGGAGCGGGGCCGGGGCGGCGTCGGAGGCGGCGGTTACCGCGGCAACAGGGGCGGCTCCTTCAATCCCATCAACCCGGCGCAGCCAATGAGCTTCG ATGCTGGAGGCTGGAACACAGCCAAGGACGCCTATAGCAGTTTTGGAAACAACCGAGGGAAGTCTGCATTCTTCAACGACAGAGGCAATGCTAACAGAGGGAG GTTCGACCACGGTGGGTTCGgaggtggcggaggaggaggaaacagccgctgggtggaggagtcCAGAGACGACGGAGACTGGTCCAAACCGACGGCACGGAACGAACGCCTTGAACA CGAGCTGTTCTCCGGTAGTAACACTGGCATTAACTTTGAGAAATACGACGACATTCCTGTTGAGGCGACGGGACAAAACTGCCCTCACCACATCGAGAGT TTCCAGGATGTGGACATGGGGGAAATCATTATGGGGAACATCGCCCTGAGTCGGTATACCAGACCAACCCCAGTCCAGAAGTACGCCATTCCTATCGTCAAGTCCAAGAGAGACCTCATGGCCTGCGCGCAGACAG GATCTGGAAAGACAGCGGCGTTCCTGCTGCCGATCCTGAGCCAGATCTACACCGACGGGCCAGGAGAAGCTCTGAATGCAGCTAAAGCCTCCGGACAG GAGAATGGAAAGTACGGCCGTCGCAAGCAGTACCCCATCTCTCTGGTCCTGGCCCCCACCAGAGAACTGGCCCTGCAGATATACGATGAAGCCAGGAAG TTCTCTTACCGCTCCAGAGTGCGCCCCTGCGTGGTGTACGGAGGAGCAGACATTGGCCAGCAGATCCGGGACCTGGAAAGaggctgccacctgctggtggcAACTCCGGGGAGACTCGTGGACATGATGGAGAGAGGCAAGATCGGGCTGGACTACTGCAA atACCTCGTCCTGGACGAGGCTGACCGCATGTTGGACATGGGCTTCGAGCCGCAGATAAGACGCATCGTCGAACAGGACACCATGCCGCATAAAGGCATCCGGCAGACCATGATGTTCAGCGCCACCTTCCCGAAAGAGATCCAG ATCCTGGCCCGGGACTTTCTGGAGGAGTACATCTTCCTGGCCGTGGGCAGAGTGGGCTCCACCTCGGAGAACATCACCCAGAAGGTGGTGTGGGTGGAAGAGAGCGACAAGAGGTCTTtcctcctggacctgctgaGCGCCACAG TCATTCCCAGCGAGGTACAGGACAATACTGGAGACAACATAGAGAAACCTG GGAAGGACTCGCTGACTCTGGTTTTCGTGGAAACCAAGAAGGGCGCCGACGCCTTGGAGGACTTCCTGTACCGCGAGGGCTACGCCTGCACCAGTATCCACGGCGACCGCTCCCAGAGAGACCGGGAGGAGGCCCTGAGTCAGTTCAGATCGGGGAAGTGCCCCATCCTGGTGGCCACAGCG GTAGCGGCTCGCGGTCTGGACATCTCCAACGTGAAGCACGTCATCAACTTCGACCTGCCCAGTGACATAGAGGAGTACGTCCATCGCATCGGCCGCACGGGACGCGTAGGAAACCTGG GGCTGGCCACGTCGTTTTTCAACGACAAAAACGGGAACATCACTAAAGACCTGCTGGACATCCTGGTGGAGGCCAAGCAGGAGGTCCCCTCCTGGCTGGAGAGCCTCGCCTACGAACACCAGCACAAGAGTAGCAACCGAGGTCGCTCCAAGAG GTTCTCCGGTGGGTTCGGAGCGCGCGACTACCGTCAGACGGCGGCCGGAGGGAACGCCGGAGGCTTCGGGGGACGCGGCGGTCGCAACCAGGCCGGGCATGGAGGGAACCGCGGATTCGGAGGAG gcGGATTTGGTAACTTTTACACCAGCGACGGCTACGGAGGCAACTACTCGCACTCTCAAGTCGACTGGTGGGGCAACTAg
- the LOC115384223 gene encoding ATP-dependent RNA helicase DDX3X-like isoform X1, whose translation MSHVAVENAHGLEQQLAVLDLSAADGQGGGTNRRYIPPHLRNKDASKNAGNAFAAGRQGGYTMAPAANYGWDGGRNNFVNGYHDNRMAGNSFNRGPPRMERGRGGVGGGGYRGNRGGSFNPINPAQPMSFDAGGWNTAKDAYSSFGNNRGKSAFFNDRGNANRGRFDHGGFGGGGGGGNSRWVEESRDDGDWSKPTARNERLEHELFSGSNTGINFEKYDDIPVEATGQNCPHHIESFQDVDMGEIIMGNIALSRYTRPTPVQKYAIPIVKSKRDLMACAQTGSGKTAAFLLPILSQIYTDGPGEALNAAKASGQENGKYGRRKQYPISLVLAPTRELALQIYDEARKFSYRSRVRPCVVYGGADIGQQIRDLERGCHLLVATPGRLVDMMERGKIGLDYCKYLVLDEADRMLDMGFEPQIRRIVEQDTMPHKGIRQTMMFSATFPKEIQILARDFLEEYIFLAVGRVGSTSENITQKVVWVEESDKRSFLLDLLSATVIPSEVQDNTGDNIEKPGKDSLTLVFVETKKGADALEDFLYREGYACTSIHGDRSQRDREEALSQFRSGKCPILVATAVAARGLDISNVKHVINFDLPSDIEEYVHRIGRTGRVGNLGLATSFFNDKNGNITKDLLDILVEAKQEVPSWLESLAYEHQHKSSNRGRSKRFSGGFGARDYRQTAAGGNAGGFGGRGGRNQAGHGGNRGFGGGGFGNFYTSDGYGGNYSHSQVDWWGN comes from the exons CTCGCTGTCCTAGACTTGAGCGCAGCAGACGGTCAAGGTGGAGGAACAAACC GGCGATATATTCCTCCACATTTACGGAACAAAGATGCTTCCAAAAATG CAGGAAACGCCTTCGCTGCTGGACGACAGGGCGGCTACACTATGGCACCTGCGGCCAACT acggCTGGGACGGAGGCCGCAACAACTTTGTCAACGGCTACCACGACAATCGCATGGCCGGCAACTCGTTCAACCGGGGCCCGCCGCGCATGGAGCGGGGCCGGGGCGGCGTCGGAGGCGGCGGTTACCGCGGCAACAGGGGCGGCTCCTTCAATCCCATCAACCCGGCGCAGCCAATGAGCTTCG ATGCTGGAGGCTGGAACACAGCCAAGGACGCCTATAGCAGTTTTGGAAACAACCGAGGGAAGTCTGCATTCTTCAACGACAGAGGCAATGCTAACAGAGGGAG GTTCGACCACGGTGGGTTCGgaggtggcggaggaggaggaaacagccgctgggtggaggagtcCAGAGACGACGGAGACTGGTCCAAACCGACGGCACGGAACGAACGCCTTGAACA CGAGCTGTTCTCCGGTAGTAACACTGGCATTAACTTTGAGAAATACGACGACATTCCTGTTGAGGCGACGGGACAAAACTGCCCTCACCACATCGAGAGT TTCCAGGATGTGGACATGGGGGAAATCATTATGGGGAACATCGCCCTGAGTCGGTATACCAGACCAACCCCAGTCCAGAAGTACGCCATTCCTATCGTCAAGTCCAAGAGAGACCTCATGGCCTGCGCGCAGACAG GATCTGGAAAGACAGCGGCGTTCCTGCTGCCGATCCTGAGCCAGATCTACACCGACGGGCCAGGAGAAGCTCTGAATGCAGCTAAAGCCTCCGGACAG GAGAATGGAAAGTACGGCCGTCGCAAGCAGTACCCCATCTCTCTGGTCCTGGCCCCCACCAGAGAACTGGCCCTGCAGATATACGATGAAGCCAGGAAG TTCTCTTACCGCTCCAGAGTGCGCCCCTGCGTGGTGTACGGAGGAGCAGACATTGGCCAGCAGATCCGGGACCTGGAAAGaggctgccacctgctggtggcAACTCCGGGGAGACTCGTGGACATGATGGAGAGAGGCAAGATCGGGCTGGACTACTGCAA atACCTCGTCCTGGACGAGGCTGACCGCATGTTGGACATGGGCTTCGAGCCGCAGATAAGACGCATCGTCGAACAGGACACCATGCCGCATAAAGGCATCCGGCAGACCATGATGTTCAGCGCCACCTTCCCGAAAGAGATCCAG ATCCTGGCCCGGGACTTTCTGGAGGAGTACATCTTCCTGGCCGTGGGCAGAGTGGGCTCCACCTCGGAGAACATCACCCAGAAGGTGGTGTGGGTGGAAGAGAGCGACAAGAGGTCTTtcctcctggacctgctgaGCGCCACAG TCATTCCCAGCGAGGTACAGGACAATACTGGAGACAACATAGAGAAACCTG GGAAGGACTCGCTGACTCTGGTTTTCGTGGAAACCAAGAAGGGCGCCGACGCCTTGGAGGACTTCCTGTACCGCGAGGGCTACGCCTGCACCAGTATCCACGGCGACCGCTCCCAGAGAGACCGGGAGGAGGCCCTGAGTCAGTTCAGATCGGGGAAGTGCCCCATCCTGGTGGCCACAGCG GTAGCGGCTCGCGGTCTGGACATCTCCAACGTGAAGCACGTCATCAACTTCGACCTGCCCAGTGACATAGAGGAGTACGTCCATCGCATCGGCCGCACGGGACGCGTAGGAAACCTGG GGCTGGCCACGTCGTTTTTCAACGACAAAAACGGGAACATCACTAAAGACCTGCTGGACATCCTGGTGGAGGCCAAGCAGGAGGTCCCCTCCTGGCTGGAGAGCCTCGCCTACGAACACCAGCACAAGAGTAGCAACCGAGGTCGCTCCAAGAG GTTCTCCGGTGGGTTCGGAGCGCGCGACTACCGTCAGACGGCGGCCGGAGGGAACGCCGGAGGCTTCGGGGGACGCGGCGGTCGCAACCAGGCCGGGCATGGAGGGAACCGCGGATTCGGAGGAG gcGGATTTGGTAACTTTTACACCAGCGACGGCTACGGAGGCAACTACTCGCACTCTCAAGTCGACTGGTGGGGCAACTAg